GGCGACCGCGTCCGCTTCGCCCCTCACTCGGTAGCACATTGGAGCTCACAGCGCATTTTCTTAATGTGGGAACATTGTTGCGCCTCTCTGCGTCCTGCCCGCCGAGGAAAAAAACAGTTGTAGGCTCACGGTGCTCCACCAAGGTCATGATGACGTCCCATCCTCCTTCATTCTTGGAGGAACTCGCATTGCcacccatctccgtgggctcCACCGACTCGAGCTCCGCCTCTATGTCGCTCCTAGTTCCATCGTCCCGCACTCGCCGAGCGATCTCCTTCTTCTGGTGCCAATGccgagccttctcagctctcttcttcttgtcatccattGCCTCCTTTAGGGTAGCTTGCCAAGTcgcgccctctggccccttcaaAAGATGTGGCTAGGATTTATAACTAGCAAGTCCCAGTGAAACGGATGACTTGAAGTCAAATTATAGGAGAGCAAGATTGAAAAGGACACAGAATAAGGAAAGGAGAACATGCCAGAGTTGATGGCTTCACGGCATGAAGGGGTTTGGCTTTCCGTCGAGGGTCTCTTGGgccctcagttgcagcacccggtcgagctgactccagacctcgtccttCACCAACTCCTCCAACAACGTGCGGTCGGGATCTATTGGGCCTAGTTAGTTTCACATTGGCCACCTCCTTTCCACCAGTGGGGTGACCCGACGacagaagaaggtgtggaacacccgtagcccatcgaggccatgttgcaccagcttctggagctccgcctCGATGATCCCCAACTTGTTCTACTAGCTGGAggggccccacgaccagctcACCCACCTCTCTAGCCTTCTACCGGTGAACAAcgggaatggcgcctccaccgggtttttgatgtagaaccactccccatgccaccctcggttggagtcacagggggtgTACGTAGGGTAGGAGCCCgacaaacttggcttcttttgaAGGGCGAAGCCCCCAACCGACACGGTCTTGGGCGGTTTCCCCTCCGATAAGGCTCACCCAGAGAAGATCCACCGGAAGAAGTCTATGTgcagctccatcccgaggaaggcctcatagacggtgacgaAGCCTGCGACGTGCAGCACcttagtcggattgaggtgctatagctccaggccccactcattgaggagcccgtacaggaaccagtgcatggggtatccaagcctacgctcatggaaggcgaggaaggagacaacctcactggcctgaggtcatggaaaagCCTCCCCCATAGgggccctccagtgcgccaccttctTCGGCGGCAACAGCCCCTTCTCAGCGAAGGTGGCCAGCACTGTCTCATCTATGTTCGATGGCCTCCAGCTCAACATTGCGCTCCAAATTCACATATGGATCTATTAGTCCTCTCCCTCGCTttgccctctctcacttaggaaccgccacaACACACAAATGCActtggtgaggaggaagaaggaggagaggcagcagttggagaataggtgaaggaataggatgaaaaccctctcccttcccctatttaaggaggagatgcagaAGTTGGAGAAAGGagaaggattggggcaaaaaccctctcccttcccctattcaatgcagatgggaatacAATGGGATgtgtcctgactgatgggatgcgccctgcctGACGAGATGGTGCCTGgttagatgggacatggcctaggcatggcccaccactaccacacactaGGCATGGGAACCAAGGCGCAACCGCACGCAGGcagccctccgccttcctaggcaggacttggaagggcccaacaacagGATCTCTGCCGAGGAGAAACTAATGGGCTTCCTGAGtcaatcggatggctcaggcaaatactaagagataggtaaggagcaaagggatgccccatgtgggccatgtcgactccatcatgaacgacgaacacggatcccattcggacatatctgataaaaactcctcaagcccgtcactcgagtcatcaaggtaactctaccaatccATCTTATTTTATTTTactgatgcatgatcattcattcatccattctcatacacgcattcGCATATTCATTcttacattcattcattcatcccatacatccaaagcatcgcatatgcaattaatacatcacaacgctctgtgttgcatcatgaagcggtagttacctcattcaacatgagcaacgaccgaccagggttcaaaggccggcctgtgaagggcttgaggccgcctcatgttaaacagagccaggggacaaaatgcagatgagccccgatGGCCCTCGCCCGatctgctcagaagcagacagggtcatctcaaccttctcgttcgatcctaacctcgagccatgcccatagaatctccatcgaggggatgccagtgggccacctgagtcggtctccggaacgacccgGGCATCTACTAGgatgcgggttaaggagcagtagaatgccacatgagggctatgctaacctcgtcacgaacgacgggcctagattccacttgaacgtgcctgttagcgagctcaccgagcgagtcactcgagccatcaaggcaagcaacATTAGCTCAGCCTCTCCGGTTGCAGAAGCCGTGGACGGGATAATGCacgaaactagaccaacccctaccgagcccaacgggGCTTAGGTCGCCCGACATCAACTCAGGAAATCAACCGATCGTGTAGGTCGCGGGCGGGACAAACACGGGCGAACACCTCGAATGACAGTCTAtggccctaggaaagagtaccaagatgcttAGCCTCCAACCGACTCGCCAATCGGaaacaggctcgggggctacacccaccgggtgtgctCACGTGCACCCATTGTCAAAATGTAAAATTCCCCCACtagcaaaacaaaaaaaacccagacgattctacccaaatcgctcgggggctcggggacaACACCACccgctgtcaaaacaaaaaatcccccagacggttctacccgaatcgcccgggggctcgggggctcctatcgggttcataaacccgggttccctaatggacctgcttcccagcaaaagcttggcccagtaGACGACATTGTGAACAACGCACAACTCCTGGgtcggcccagatacctaacgacaggccgaaagggcgatccagtctctgaccggaaggcctggccaaggagggacgaTGCTCacctccgactctggcccgcctctccgaccagaaggcctagccaagaagggacgatgctcgcctctgactctggcccacctctccgagtGGAAGTCCtgctccgactggaaggcctagccaaggagaggACAACGGTcgcctctgactctgacccgcctctctaaccggaaggcctagccaagaggggacgatgctcgcctccgactctggcctgcctctctgaccggaaggcctgatccgaccagaaggcctagccaagaagaGGACAACGGTcgcctctgactctgacccgcctctcctaccggaaggcctggccaagaagggacgacgctcgccgccgactctggcccgcctctctgactggaaggcttGGCCGGACGATGCCCGCCTctaactccagcccgcctctccgaccaggagtacaccgaacctctgcttacagctgtTCTCCgaccgtcgtggtcggagccgattGGGAAACAACcgaacggggacgcccgctcagtaaggacccagaagaatcaggcggagcaagtaaggcagggcgctgaagtcaaaccacaataccgaggatcgtaccctacacacctgcaaGACAGTACtatcaggtcatgtcagaagggtgctccgCAACCTTCCAGACGTGTCAGAATAtgaatagtgttatgggcgccgacatttgccctacagtatggtaggcgccgacattggccataccagaagaacatgatggagcctaccacatgcatctgggcgtcaacagtattgtgggcgccgataaaccaccttgtacccgacggcgtgggcaataagactaagtagcactctctctctcttgtaaagccatccccttcatctataaaaggggatgcgctctctccaagaGAAGGATGATTCGGACAACCAACGAAGGATCGATCCAACGAACAACAGACAACAGACAGATTATTCCAACTCACTctttgctagctttagacattctaaagctacacagagcatacgttccaatacttagcgcacgtaggagctcccgtcactctcggcccttcggtccggagtccgaccggacctctgatacccctcatcttactccctcttgtttgtaaccccacagcaaacttcgagcacctgggctcaggaataaagtcaccgaccaactcaaactggacgtagggcatgttgcctgaaccagtataaaccctgtgtcattgagtgctaggccacatctaatcacaacgtacggcaaaactacaaatatttacgtatttgtcacttttcgcaccgacagcgCCTTTTGTGGTGAAGAACATAATAAAACGTGTCACATATTAGAGTTGTAAACAAAAGCCAATCCCCATAACGAACATGAAACCAGGAGTTGTATAGCATCCAGTAGTACAAATGGCATTAATGGCATTGGCATTTGAAGTACCTCTCCTTGAACCCTTTGGTATCATCCAATGTTAGAGATACTGTGTTCTACAGCCAAAGTAAGTTTAAGATACCATGTCCTTGCATATGAATTTTCATCAAAGATATGAATAATTATTAAACAAAATGTGTCATCTGCAACACAGATTATAAAAATGGCTACATCTATTTTTCaaatacaaatatttttttaagaAAGTCTGTCAACAGCTCGTTATGGAGAAGATCTGAAAGAAACTTGGACTCTTAACAAGCTGCAAAACATAGTCATTATATCGTTGTACATATGATGAAATGACAGGAATAATGGAAACAGGATTTGCAACTCAGGTATGAACAATTACACAAAATGTGTCATGTGCAACAGATATTATGAAGATGGCGGGCATATTCAAATGCAAATATGTTTTAAGTGTGTCAACGAGTCAATATATATGGAGGAAACTTGTTGCATTGCATATGTTGGCTTATGCGCAACAATGGCAGGCAACACTGCAAAATTAACAGCCTTGTTGTGCATCAGTAAAAACTGAAAGAAAGAATGGATTAATAAGACTGAAGGACTTATGGCTGGGATTTTGTGCTTGCAACAAACCCGAATCAATGAATGAAAGACCTAACGACTGGAACGAAGGGACTGAATGTGACCGGGCGAAGTTGAAGCAAGAGGTTTCAGATGATGGAAGGGGCGCGTGCGAGATGTGTGATCAAGGAAGGAATAATCAATCACGTATTCAAATGGCCTGTACAAGGAAGGAAGATAATCAGTCGATCCCATGCGTGCATGCATCCTAACTTCGGCAGAAATCACGTGATTGAAGCTAGAACCATGCCTGTATACTTAATTAAGGAATGATGACTCCTTCAATCAGCATGAAAGCGTCATCGCACGAGGAGCACCGCGGATCATGGATGGACAGTGGGATGCATCAGGTGTGCCGGCGGCCAGAAGGAAAGCCATTACTATGCCATGAGACAAATACTGCTTATGGAGTCAAAAGTTAAAAACATGGTTATTTTCTTGCTGCACAGCTAGTGAAATGAAAGGGATAATCCATGAGTGGGTGGAAACATAATGTCGGAAGACAGTGACTAAGATTTTGAGAGTTGATAAGCTTGTCCTTCTATTGTGCATGCATACTGTAAGGTTGATATCATCCACGTATACAACCAGGACTACAACCTGTCATCTAGAGTATCGGTAGAAAACAGTGTGATCCCCAATTCACTGTTTGTACCCCATACCACACAGTGCACGTCTAAATCTATCAAACCATGCTCGTGAAGACTGTTTGAGACCATATAGAGATTTCTACAATCTACAAATCTTTTCGATTGTCTCAGAGCGAGAAAAACCAGGTGGAATCTCCATATATACTTCCTCTTGAAGGTCACCATGTAAAAAAAGCATTCTTTACATCCAATTGGTGCAAGGACCAACCAAAGTTACATGAAGTCAATATTCTTACTATACTCATTTTTGCTACTAGTCCAAATGCCTCAACGTAATGAATTCCATATGTTTGATTGTATCCTCTagcaaccaatcttgctttataCCTTTGAACCTTTTCATCTGGATTTTGCTTTACGATGAAAACACACTTGCAACTAACAGCTTTTTTcccatgtttttttctttttaaggGCTCTTAACCCATCTAGCATGGCCTCACGCCATTTAGGGTCTTGATTTACTTATTTCCAGTCTTTAGGGATCATAATAGACTGCAATGATGCAATAAATGCTCTATATGTCGGGGATAATGATGCATAAGACACATAATTACCGATGTCATGCTCAAATCCTTACATTAACGGAGGCACACCAGCCTTAGCTCGTACTCCTTTCCGTAATGCAATCAGCAAATCATCCAAAATAGTCTTCAATCTCAGCTTCAGAAGTTGATGACACCTTGATGACACCTCAACAATCTCTTGAGGGGTTGAGGAAGAATGTTCATGAGTTGTTGGTGTAACTGTTGCTGGCTTCATGAGATTTATACTTCCTCCTTGCATACACTTTCAATTGACCCTTATATCGTGGGTCAACAGCTCTAGAATTATCCTCTTGACATGGAATTGGATCCAAGTCACTCACCTCTACCCCTGTTCTTCATTGGGAACTCGAGCTACTAATCACTGCTTCCATTCTCCTTAGATTTTGCATAGCTGGGATAGATATCACATCATTTTTCTCCCCTGACTTCATCTAATTCTGTAGAATCAAACTTGGACATAAAACTCAAATCAGTATTCTCACCATAGAAGGGCACATGTTCCCTAAATGTCACATCCATGCTAACAAacaaggccacgtttagttccgcCGATTCGGCGCCGGCAAACGCACTGTAGGTACAGTATAgctacagtgtcgttttgtttttatttgttactaattgtccaatcgttgactaattaagctcaaaacgttcgtctcgcaaagtacaactaaaactgtgcaattagtttttgatttcgtcaacatttagtactccatgcatgtaccgcaagtttgatgtgacgaggaatcttttttttacatagtgtcaaagttgggaatttggtggaactaaacagggcccaagTGTCGTTCACTAGGACTCCAATATTTGTATCCCTTCAGTCCTGAAGAATACCCCACAAAGATACACTTTATAGCACGTGGATCTAGTTTTCCCATCGAGGAACTGGTCCCCACAAAGCATGTACATCAAAGACTTTAGGTGGAACCACAAACTTATTCTCACCAAACAATATCTCACAAGAAGTTTTCATCCCAAGTATTCTTGATGGGTACGATTGATGAGATATGTAGCTGTCAACACAACCTTACTCCATAGGAACTTGGGCACATTCATACTGAACATTAATGAGCGAGCAACCTCCAAAATATGACGATTTTCCTCTCGGCAACACCATTTTGTGGAGGTGTATTAGGGCATGTAGTATAATGCAATATACCATTTGCAGATAGGAATGCATTGAATTCCTTGTTCACATACTCAGTCCCGTTATCGGTTCTTATTGTTTGAACCTAAGTATTGAACTGAGTCATCACGAGTGCACAAAAATCTTTAAAGCATTTTAGCACCTCATCTTTGTGTTTCATAAGATATACCCATGTCATCCGAGAAAAACAATCAATAAAAGTAACAAAGTATTTCATTCCACTAATGGAAACCACAGGTAtatatggccatgcagcccgagcttGTCGGCCCGGCGGTGAGCGGGCCTGGGCTAGCACGGCCtggaggagcaggccgtgcctgggccttaccccaggcacgtgggctggcacggcacggcccgctcCTCAACCGGAGGCCCGCTGGCAGCCCGGCCTGCCAACCCTGCGCGGTCGCGCCCCTAGCTCACCTCCTCGGCTCCCCCTAACCCTATCGCATCTCTTCTCTCCCTCGCTCCCTCTCTTCGTTCGCTGGCCAGGTGCGGCACCGTAGGCTCCCCTACGTGCGTCGCACTCTCGCTCCACCCCGCGTCCCGCCTGGCTCGCTCCTCCATCCTTCCTTCTCCACTCCGCCGGTGAGGTACGCCGCCGTGGGCTCGGGGCTCCTCACCTCCGCTCGCCGGTCGAGATCCAGATCCGACGACGCCGCCGCCCCCACCTCCAATCCACTCCGCCTCCCCCCCCCATCCCTATGCCGCCGCCTCCAGAGCTCCACCTCCACCACGCGACGGCGTCGAGTGTggcggccgccgccacctccacggcCCCCCGCGCGTCTGGTTGTGGCTGCCTCCTCCACGCCCCCCGCACGGCTTCGAGCGGAGCGGCCTCCATCCCCTCTGCGGTGCCAACCCCgctcctcctcggctcctccccgTCCCTCGACCACGCTAAAGTCCAACGCGACAGCAGCACCGGCGTCGAGCACGCTAACGGCCGCCTCCTCCACGACCCCCGCGCATCTGGCCACGTCCTCCGCATACCCCTGCAGCGGCTTCGAGCGGAGCGGCCTCGATCCGGCCTTCTACGCCCTCGATCCGACCGCTACTTCGCCGGACTCGCCTCCTCCGCCAGCTACTTCGCCGGATCCGGCATCAAGCGACCTGGGGGGGGGGGAGCTCGCCGACGGCTGCCGCCACCTCCACTCcttgcctccccctcctctctgtCGCATTTGGTGGGCCTCGGGCCGGCCCGACCTGCTAAAAAGGTCGGGCTCATCGGGCCGGCCCGACATGGAAATTGGCAcgacaggccgtgcctgggccgtcgaTCAGGCACGATGGACTGGTGCGACACGGCCCGGTGGCCCGATGGGCCTTCCGTGCCGTGCCCTATCGGGCCATGCCTAGCACGGGCCGGTGCCGTGCCGGACCGGGCCGGCCTGTTGGCCATCTATAACCAGAGGACATGTCCTCCtgctcatcgtcgtcgtcctccgccATCGCCGCTGCCTTCCGTTTCCTTGGATGCTCAGTGCTGCCaccaccggcgccggcggcggcgatgtCCATCGATCCGGATCTGAGTGGGCTGGTGCTTGCCTGCTCAGGAGGGTCTGAATCTGTGTCAGGACTCAGGATCCTCTGGCTGTGTTTTATGGTATGATCCGAAGAAGCCAGGAGGTATGAATCCGATTAGGATCTTGTTCCACGCAAAAAGGCCTTCCATATTTATTCTAAAGATCTATTGTTTGCTCGCAAAAGAAATTTTATGTATTAATGCCCGCCTGGAGTCTTATAGATTGTTAAAAAGTGTCGTGTTAGTGTTAATGTGTCCTGTGGTCCTGAATGGTTGTGATTCTGGGTCATTCCCATGATGATCTTCATTTTGTTGGCTCCCGTTATTTTCAAGCAGACATAAACACCATTAGTTTGATGCCAATGTAGTTATCTCTTTTGCTTAACTGGTTTTAATTTTCTTTCTTAGGCCTGCAGGCTAAAGGAGTTACTCCATTTTTCGAACTAGTAGCCTGTCGACCTGCTGCTTATTATGCTGTATTGAACAATGTTTTGACTATTGCATCAAAACACTTTGTTGGTCCTTTGCCAAAAAAAGATTGCCAAGCTAAGCTATCTTCATTTTTCAAAACCCAACTCTGTGTATCTATATCTAAATCTGGGAGATGGCTAAATGAGATGATTGAGCATTGGGACTACTGCTCCCTTAAATTCTTAAGTGACCTGTAATTTCTGGATTTGCTTCTTCATCAAGTTGTAaatttttatttgattttaacATGTTTACAGTATGGTCAGCTACTCACGATTTTTTGTACTCTTTAATCTCATTATGATGCACATCTATAGGTTAGACAACTATAGATTTAGTTTATGTAACTTATTATGCCGATGTCAACTTTGTGTACCTCATTGATCTGGCCATTTGAATCAATATGTTATTTTTAACTGACAGTTATATGGCCAAAATCTCTATTCTCAATAATCAAACTAGGATGATTACAATGtactaaaacaaaacaaaaaacaatTCATGCTGCTTCCAATTTACAGCCTATTTTTTGGTAGGAACCTAGTCCTTTAACTAGTTCCATCAGTGGCTCTCTACAACACTGCTACCAGCTAATGCAAGTGTGGACACCAGTGAGCTGCTCAGTGCAGGAGACATCGATGGGGATAAACTGAACTGAACCGGCTCTACTGTCCTCACTTTCAGGTCCATAACATCTGTGATCAGACCGGGCCTCATGATCTTGTCACTTACAGCACACTCACCCTTCAGCATCTTGGCGACCATTGACATGGAGGGCCTGATCTTGGGGCTATCCTGGGTGCACAGAAGACCTATTTTCAGCAACCGACGTGCTTCCTCAGTGTCAAAGTCGTGCTTCAGGGTCCTGtcaatgatgctctcaagatcaTCGGACTCAGAGAGTGCCCAGACCTGACAGAATAGCAGAAATTTCAGATGATTTAAATCAAAGTCTAAGATCTGATAGCACTAGCACTTAAGGTATTTCGAAGCTAGCAAGTTTGTAAAAGTCTGGTCGTTTGCTCTACTTTAACAAATCAGTCAAATCTCTCAGAACTCATCAATTTTTTAATGAATCAATTGTTTTCATAAGAACTGGATCAATACCTAAAAACTAGGAACACAATTCCTTAATTGAGAGGCGGAGCTCCTGCcaggttttcaaaaaaaaaaactaggaacACAACGACCAATCAATGCAAGTAGTTCTTACTGCATAAATACAAGCAACACGAAAAGAATACCTTCCTTGAACTTTCCTTTGGAATTCTACCAACTCTAGCAAGTAGACTGTGCTTGTCCTTGTCTATATGTGATTATATAAATTGATCAATCATGCAAACAGCACCTCATGTCCTCATGCTACCTGATTCCTTATGGTCTAAATTAGGTAATCTGAATATAGCCATATGTTATGTACTATAGTGCTTTTCTTCTTTGACAAAAAAGAATGGTCCTTCCTGTAGTTTGCTGTCTAAACTTTCTAGTCATAAATCATAACCATATTCAAATAACTTACAATACTGTATCAAGCCTAAACTAATATTGGGATTGTTCTTCACCTTTTCTAGGAGGAACTGCTCGTCAAAAGGTAATCTGGGATCAGTGTGACATCTGCCACTAACAATCTCCAGCAGCAGTACACCAAAGCTGTAGACATCGGCCTTTTTGGTCAGCTGCCCTCGGATGGCGTACTCTGGCGCAAGATATCCTCTGAAAGAAGAATACATGTCAACTCTGTATTCCTAATCATATGATGTATCTGCAAGATCAAAGGAGGACATGAACATCAACAGGTAGGTGCCACTACTTACAGCGTCCCTGCAACCCTGGTGCTGATATGTGTCATGTTGCCTGGGAAGAACTTTGCCAGCCCAAAGTCTGCTATCTTGGGTCTCAGGTTTCTGTCAAGGAGAATGTTGCTCGCTTTGATGTCGCGGTGGACGATCGGTGGATGGACTTCTTCGTGAAGGTAGGTGAGCCCATCAGCAACACCAATGCAGATCTTCACCCTCGTTCTCCAGTCTAATCTGATGCCACTGCGGGAATTACCTGAAGAACACCATGATGCATCAGAGATCCAGATTCTGGCAGACCACATGCATCACATCACCACTGAAAATCTAGGTTCAGGCATTACCGAAAAGGGTCTG
The sequence above is drawn from the Miscanthus floridulus cultivar M001 chromosome 15, ASM1932011v1, whole genome shotgun sequence genome and encodes:
- the LOC136508451 gene encoding cold-responsive protein kinase 1-like, which translates into the protein MGCFPVFWRKKNSRSQIVQHDQDIPIAGNVKIYSSKELRKATRNFSPGNKLGQGSFGRVYLGKLNNGEKVAIKVLSSESRQGTKEFLNELSVISSITHHNLVKLHGCCVDGVQKMLVYNYVENNSLAQTLFGNSRSGIRLDWRTRVKICIGVADGLTYLHEEVHPPIVHRDIKASNILLDRNLRPKIADFGLAKFFPGNMTHISTRVAGTLGYLAPEYAIRGQLTKKADVYSFGVLLLEIVSGRCHTDPRLPFDEQFLLEKVWALSESDDLESIIDRTLKHDFDTEEARRLLKIGLLCTQDSPKIRPSMSMVAKMLKGECAVSDKIMRPGLITDVMDLKVRTVEPVQFSLSPSMSPALSSSLVSTLALAGSSVVESH